The sequence below is a genomic window from Pseudomonas cannabina.
GTTATCGTCTGGTGGATGCCTCGCAGACGCTGGCGCAGGTCCAGGCATCGCTCGACACGTTGCTGCCTCAGTTGCTGGAGCTGCAACGTGGCTGAAGCCTACCCGTGGCAGGCGTCGCTTTGGGAGCAGATGGCCGGTCGTGCCCAGCATGCTCACGCCTATCTTTTGCATGGTCCGGCCGGTATTGGCAAGCGCGCGCTGGCCGAGCGGCTGATGGCCAGTCTGCTGTGCAAAAAGCCCGCCGGGCTGGACGCCTGCGGTCAGTGCAAGTCTTGCCTGTTGCTGCTGGCGGGCAGCCATCCGGACAATTACGTGCTGGAGCCGGAGGAAGCGGACAAGCCGATCAAGGTCGATCAAGTCCGCGATCTGGTCAGTTTCGTGGTGCAGACCGCGCAAATGGGCGGTCGCAAGGTCGTGCTCGTCGAGCCGGTGGAGGCCATGAATGTCAACGCGGCCAACGCCTTGCTGAAAAGTCTTGAAGAGCCGTCGGGCAGCACCGTGCTGTTGCTTGTCAGCCATCAGCCGAGCTGCCTGCTGCCGACCGTCAAAAGCCGTTGCGTGCAGCAGGCCTGCCCGCTGCCCGGTGAGCAGATGAGCCTGGACTGGCTGGGCAGCGCCTTGCCTGACTGCACGGCGGAGGAGCGCATCGAATTATTGACCCTGGCCGCCGGTTCGCCGCTGGCCGCCGTTTCATTGCACGCCCAGGGTGTTCGCGAGCAGCGCGCGCTGGTGGTCGACGGCGTCAAAAAGCTGCTCAAACAGCAGCAATCGGCAACCCAGTTGGCTGAAGGCTGGAAAGACATTCCGCTGTTGTTGCTGTTCGACTGGTTCTGCGACTGGTCGCACTTGATTCTGCGCTATCAGATGACCCAGGACGAAGAAGGCCTTGGTCTGCCTGACATGCGCAAGGTGGTGCAGTATCTGGCGCAGAAATCCTCTCGCGGCAAGGTGCTGGAGATTCAGGACTGGGTACTCGCGCAACGCCAGAAAGTCATGTCTAAGGCCAACCTCAATCGGGTCTTGCTGCTTGAAGCGCTGCTGGTGCAGTGGGCAGGGCTGCCAGGACAGGCGTAGACTGCTTATTAACCCGACTGTGCATTATTCGGAAACGCTGAGGTGTTGTGATGAGTGAGCCGCTGAACACAGGTCCACGTAATGGCATCCTGTCCCTGACTATCAAGGACAAGTCGGTGCTGTGCGCGGCTTACATGCCATTCATCAGAAACGGCGGTCTGTTCATTCCCACCAGCAAAAGCTACAAGCTGGGCGATGAGGTGTTTATGCTGCTCAATCTGATGGACGAACCCGAGAAGGTTCCCGTCGCCGGTCGCGTGACCTGGATCACGCCGAAGGGCGCACAGGGCAACCGGACTGCCGGTGTCGGTGTGCAATTCAATGACGGCGATAACACCGCACGCAATCTGATCGAAACCCATCTGGTCGGCGCTCTCAAGTCCGATCGTCCCACCCATACGATGTAGTTGTAGTGTTGCCCATGCTTGTAGATTCCCACTGTCACCTCGATCGCCTTGACCTTACCCAGCACGATGGCTCTCTGGACGCTGCGCTTGAAGCCGCACGGAGTCGGGGCGTCGGGCATTTTCTGTGCATTGGCGTCAGCGCCGACAATGCGGGCGCAGTCAAGGCGGTCGCCGAGCGCCATGCCGATGTCGATTGCTCCGTAGGCATTCATCCGCTCGACGTCAAGCCGGGCGAGATGCCGCCGCTGGACTGGTTGCTCAAGGAACTGGATCACCCGCGTGTGGTGGCAATTGGCGAGACCGGTCTGGATTACCATTACGAGCCAGAAGCCGCCGAGTTGCAGCAGGCGTCGTTCCGGGTGCATCTGGAGGCCGCCAGAATCACCGAAAAGCCGGTGATCATCCACACCCGGGGCGCGCGCGCCGATACCCTGAGCCTTTTGCGTGAAGCAGCCTTGCCCTACGCAGGCGTGCTACATTGTTTCACCGAGGACTGGGACATGGCCAAGGCTGCACTGAACATGGGCTACTACATCTCGTTGTCCGGCATCGTGACCTTCCGCAACGCCGACGCTTTGCGTGACGTGGCCCGGCAGGTGCCTGCCGACCGCCTGCTGGTCGAAACCGACTCGCCGTACCTCGCGCCTATTCCTTATCGCGGCAAACCGAATCTGCCGCAATATGTGCGCGAGGTGGCCGAGTTTCTGGCGATGTTGCGCGGCGAGTCCTACGAGCGGTTCGCAGAGCAGACCACCACCAACTTTGCCCGTCTCTTTCCGCTGGCCCATTTGAAGCGCTAGGCTCTGTACGAAAAGTGGCTGCGCTCGGTGATGCTGCGTTAAAAACAGGCTCGTGCGCGAGTCCGATCGGAATGCTCATTTACAACACGTAGAGTCGAACGCGACCCCGGCCGTTCCTTGCCTTTTTGCCTTGCCTGACCTTCGCTCGCCGACTTTTCGTACAGAGCCTAGGCTGCGACCGTCAAATCCCAGGCAAAAAAAACCCGGATTCTGGGGGGGTGAAGCCGGGTTAAGACCATTAGGAGTAAAACAAAGGCACTCCATCCGTTGGTACCCTTACGGGCGCATCATTTGGGGGAATGAGGCACCAGCGCCTTAAGTATTGCCCAGGATGGCGTCTCGTCCAGTGTCTTATGTTCGTTTTTTAAACAGTTTTGGAATACTAAAACGCTTCTTGAGTCCTCGATAAGCTGATGAAAGCGAGGGCAACGCTGCGCGATGGTAAAAACATCATGGATTCCGGGCGCATAGCCATTTCAGGCGTGCGACGGTCATATGAATCGGAGCGAGGTTGCGGGTGGAATTTTCCAACGGTTTTTTGTTGAGCCTGTCGTTGTGCCTGGATATCGGTCTGGCCAATATCGCCATGATCACACTGTCCATGCAGCGCGGGTTCTCCAAAGGCCTGTGGCTGGGGCTTGGAACCTGCGTCGGCGATCTGGCCTACGCGATTCTGGCAATGCTTGGCATGGCCGTGCTGCTCCAGTATGAAACGGTTCGCTTTGTGCTCTGGCTGGGTGGTACGGCGGTGCTGGCATACTTTTGCTTCAAGATGCTGATGAGTGCAACCACCGTCAGCACCGGCATTGCCGGTCAGGATGCTCAATCGGGCGAGTCGGCGCCGAAGCTGTTTCTGCGCGGGATCTTTCTGGCGATGTCCTCGCCCAGCGCCATTCTCTGGTTCGCCGCAGTCGGGGGTGCGTTGATTGCCCGGCAAGGTTCGGATCTGGCCACTGCATCGATCTTCCTGGCGGGCTTCCTCGTAGCGGGCGTTGTCTGGTCGATTTCCATCTGCGCACTGGCCCACCAGGGTGGACGCTTCATGGGCGAGCGGATATTGCGCTGGTCCTACCTCGTGTCGGCGCTGATATTCGCGTATTTCACGCTGTATGTGGTGATTAGCGGATATATGGAGTTTGTCGCCGCCGCTCCAGTGCAAGTCGACTAATTCTGATGAACCGTGCAATTTAGCGCCGAATGGGCATAATAGCCCGCTTCGATTTCGATCTCTGACAGACCTTCTCATGCAGAAAGAACCTCGTAAGGTCCGTGAATTTCGCCGCCGTGAGCAGGAAATTCTCGACACCGCGCTAAAGCTGTTCCTGGAGCAAGGCGAAGACAGCGTCACCGTCGAGATGATCGCGGACGCCGTCGGCATTGGCAAAGGCACCATCTACAAGCACTTCAAGTCCAAGGCGGAAATCTACCTGCGCCTGATGCTCGACTACGAGCGGGATTTGAACGAGCTGCTGCACTCTGCCGATGTCGACAAGGACAAAGAGGCGCTGTCGCGTGCCTACTTCGAGTTCCGCATGCGTGATCCGCAGCGCTACCGCTTGTTCGACCGCCTGGAAGAGAAGGTGGTCAAGGGCAATCAGGTGCCCGAGCTGGTCGAAGAGCTGCACAAGATCCGCGCGTCCAACTTCGAACACCTCACCTTGCTGATC
It includes:
- a CDS encoding DNA polymerase III subunit delta' is translated as MAEAYPWQASLWEQMAGRAQHAHAYLLHGPAGIGKRALAERLMASLLCKKPAGLDACGQCKSCLLLLAGSHPDNYVLEPEEADKPIKVDQVRDLVSFVVQTAQMGGRKVVLVEPVEAMNVNAANALLKSLEEPSGSTVLLLVSHQPSCLLPTVKSRCVQQACPLPGEQMSLDWLGSALPDCTAEERIELLTLAAGSPLAAVSLHAQGVREQRALVVDGVKKLLKQQQSATQLAEGWKDIPLLLLFDWFCDWSHLILRYQMTQDEEGLGLPDMRKVVQYLAQKSSRGKVLEIQDWVLAQRQKVMSKANLNRVLLLEALLVQWAGLPGQA
- a CDS encoding TatD family hydrolase, producing MLVDSHCHLDRLDLTQHDGSLDAALEAARSRGVGHFLCIGVSADNAGAVKAVAERHADVDCSVGIHPLDVKPGEMPPLDWLLKELDHPRVVAIGETGLDYHYEPEAAELQQASFRVHLEAARITEKPVIIHTRGARADTLSLLREAALPYAGVLHCFTEDWDMAKAALNMGYYISLSGIVTFRNADALRDVARQVPADRLLVETDSPYLAPIPYRGKPNLPQYVREVAEFLAMLRGESYERFAEQTTTNFARLFPLAHLKR
- a CDS encoding TetR/AcrR family transcriptional regulator, yielding MQKEPRKVREFRRREQEILDTALKLFLEQGEDSVTVEMIADAVGIGKGTIYKHFKSKAEIYLRLMLDYERDLNELLHSADVDKDKEALSRAYFEFRMRDPQRYRLFDRLEEKVVKGNQVPELVEELHKIRASNFEHLTLLIKGRITEGKLEDVPPYYHYCAAWALVHGAVALYHSPFWSNVLEDQEGFFNFLMDIGVRMGNKRKRDSETPVESKPDPAGT
- a CDS encoding PilZ domain-containing protein, with translation MSEPLNTGPRNGILSLTIKDKSVLCAAYMPFIRNGGLFIPTSKSYKLGDEVFMLLNLMDEPEKVPVAGRVTWITPKGAQGNRTAGVGVQFNDGDNTARNLIETHLVGALKSDRPTHTM
- a CDS encoding LysE family translocator; amino-acid sequence: MEFSNGFLLSLSLCLDIGLANIAMITLSMQRGFSKGLWLGLGTCVGDLAYAILAMLGMAVLLQYETVRFVLWLGGTAVLAYFCFKMLMSATTVSTGIAGQDAQSGESAPKLFLRGIFLAMSSPSAILWFAAVGGALIARQGSDLATASIFLAGFLVAGVVWSISICALAHQGGRFMGERILRWSYLVSALIFAYFTLYVVISGYMEFVAAAPVQVD